The genomic window GTCTGAATTTTAATAAACTCtgcacataaacatacacaacTCTCATCCTTGTTATGCTTGCAGTTAGAGAATACTTTATTTCATTGGTAAAATGGATTAGTTTAGTAGGAAGTTATTACAGGTAAAAGCAACATGGtacatttcagaaataaaatcattacaGCAATTGATTATATAACATGCAAATGTTAAGTACACCACCACCAAGTCTCCTGCACTGTATCATGTGCATGTTTGCATATTTAAAGCTTGCTCTGATTCCTTTTCAGACTGAAGAGCGGCCACAGGGGAGAAAGCTGGAGTCCCTCAAGTTATTCTGTTTATAGCAGTTAAACAAACGTgaaacaaaagtgaaaaagaataGAGGAATGAcagtgaagttgattattttccaataacagcacatatagagttttattccttctgTAGAACATAAATTTACAGTCaaccagaattttttttaacattcattaaagcgcacctattatggctTTGAAACATGCTTAATTTTGTTGCAAAGGTCTcatacaaaatatttacatacatccaagttcaaaaaacactttaacgtgctaaTAATTAAatttgcagcattaccttttttcccctagTGTTACAAAtgactcattaaatgatccTTCTAAAGGATttattctaaactcctcctttcagagagcatactcttctctgattggtcagatatcccagtctgttgtgatggTACTACCCCTTTCAGTGAGCAGtgaatgaagaccagaggcggggttttttgttacaaacaaaCTTAGGCGTGGGCAAGAACGGAAGTATGGAATAACTAATAACTTGGTTTgttgtgcgctttgatttttaaactttgcagacgtttttacattcacaaacatctatataacacactacatgaaacgtaatatttgaaaaaacataATCGGTGCACTTTTACTGTAAGAGGCCTTGTTACATCGCCGGCAGCCAGCAGAGGGCGGAAGAGGCGCACAGTGATCACAGTGTGGTAGAACTCAGTTGCCCACAATTCTCCAGGCTGATTACCCAGGATTGCCTGCACCTGCTAGTCAGGATAGGGCAGCCTTTGAACCAACCCTCTGTCACACCTTTGTAGAGAAGTGAGTGGTATGGCCTGTCAGGGCTTTACCCGTGGTAAAATAAAAGAACAGGAAAATgagaataataaaagaaataggaaagaatctgaaaagaaaagcagaaaaagtGGTGGAAATAAGGGTCAATAAAGATTTAAGTCATTgccaggaaaagagaaagaaactaacacaaaaatacaagacaaaagttggacattttcacttaggggtgtactcacttttgttgccagcggtttagacattaatggctgtgtgttgagttattttgaggggacagcaaatttacactgttacacaagctgtacactcacttcttgacattgtagcaaagtgtcatttcttcagtgttgtcagatgaaaagatgtaatcaaatatttacaaaaatgtgagggttgtactcacttttgtgagatactatatatatatatatatatatatgtatactgtgtgtgtgtgtgtgcgtatatatatatatatatatatatatatatataccctggaggtgtgaggcgaacgtgctaaccacaaagccaccgtgcgccatatatatacagtatctcacaaaagtgagtacacccctcacatttttgtaaatatttgattataacttttcatgtgacaacacttgagaaatgacactttgctacaatgtaaagcagtgagtgtatagcttgtgtaacagtgtaaatttgctgtcccctcaaaataactcaacacacagccattaatgtctaaaccgctggcaataaaagtgagtacacccctaagtgaaaatgtccaaattgggaccaaagtgtcaatattttgtgtgtccaccattattttcaaacactgccttaaccctcttgggtatAGACTTCACCAGctcttcacaggttgccactggagtcctcttccactacTCCATTacaacatcatggagctggtggttattagagaccttgtgctcctccaccttccgtttgaggatgccccacagatgctcaatagggtttaggtcaggAGACATGcatggccagtccatcaccttcaccctcagcttccttagcaaggcagtggttgtcttggaggtgtgtttggggttgttatcatgtttgaatactgcatacttatcatgctctgcttcagtatgtcacagtacatgttggcatttatGGTTCCCTTAatgaatagacgtatgagtgctgccaacattgctgcagaggttgaaggggtggggggtcagcctgtcagtgctcagaccatacgccacacactgcatcaaattggtctgcatggctgtcgtcccagaaggaagctgATGCACAAGAATgactgcaaacagtttgctgaagacaagcagactaaggacatggattatgagaccaagataaacttatttggttcagatggtgtcaagcgtgtttgggggcaaccaggtgaggagtacaaagacaagtgtgtcttgcctacagtcaagcatggtggtgggagtgtcatggtctggggctgcatgagtgctgccggcactggggagctacagttcattgagggaaccatgaatgccaacgtgtactgtgacatactgaagcagagcatgatcaatATGCATTATtacagcatgataacgaccccaaacacacctccaagacgaccactgccttgctaaagaagctgagggtgaaggtgatggactggccaagcatgtctccagacctaaaccctcttgagcatctgtggggcatcctcaaacggaagttggaggagcacaaggtctctaacattcaccagctccgtgatgtcatcatggtggagtggaagaggactccagtggcaacctgtgaagctctggtgaactccatgcccaagagggttaaggcagtgctggaaaataatggtggccacataaaatattgacactttgggcccaatttggacattttcactaacagtgtactcacttttgttgccagcggtttagacattaatggctgtgtgttgagttattatacaagctgtatactcactactttacactgtagcaaagtgtcatttcttcagtgttgtcacatgaaaagatataatcaaatatttacaaaaatgtgaggggtgtattcacttttgtgagatactgtatatatacacacatacacggtgcacggtggcttagtggttagcacggttagtggttagcatgttcgcctcacacctccagggtcgggggttcgattcccactgtggccctgtgtgtgcggagtttgcatgttctccccgtgctgcgtgggtttcctctgggtactccggtaccctgccttgtgcccgatgctcccttggataggctccaggtttcccggcGACCCtcaaaaggataaagcggtatagaaaatggatggatggatggatcttgctctcgctctctcagtctcccaaatatatatatacatttatatatatataagacagcgagagcaagagagaactTACAGTTAGACACAGATGTACACAACTTTGAGATACTTATAGGTGCCAACGCAGGGGTCAGAGAAGACACTATTTGTAGCAGGCACCTGACAGGTTTGCTGTGGTTCACATCTGCAACAGAACagaggtttgtttttaattgtctCCATCCATATCAATAATGTCTCTTTGTGATAATTGTCATGTATGGTAATAATAAAGATCACACTTCAATTAATATTTCTGTTACCTAACTACAACATTATATAGTGTGTTATATGAGTAGCAGTTTGTGTTGGAGAGTTGACTGAGAGGTTGTCCTGAAGAACATGTGGTGGAATCGGTTCGGCCATAGTTAGCCCTGATGATCCTTATACGGAGAACACCTAAAATTAGAAGAATTAAGCACAAGGGAAAAGTGTAGACTATTAAAAATAAGCATCTGCAAAGAAAAGCATCACTATTCAGCTGTCCCAGAACATGAATTTATAGTTGGTGCTAATTGTCTTAAAATCTTCGTTCTATAATGGGTAGTATTTAATGCAATCTTTATCATACAatgtataaacatataaatatatattatataaaagagCACAAACCACATGTCAGCACAGCATTGTTGCCTTCACATGTTACAATTTCCCctgcaaaaaaaacagattaatagcttcttttcttttttttaaatttagacagctatattttatatgaagcaattttgtgtgtgtgtggggggggtgtttgttcatatactgtatatcctaaGATATTCTTCTGAAGAATGGAGGACATTTAAGCTTACTACAATGGTGGGGGCCATCATCATAACAGGTATTCATGTCTGCTGAAATAGACAAATCATTAACACAGATTTTTGAGTAAGTGAACATGAAACATTCACTTGAGCTCTCTATGAAACTATTATCACATGATAggttatttaaaatgttctgtTGGACTGCATTCAAATATTACCTCCAGAAACAAGTAAGCCAGAAGCCGCAATAAGtactataaataaaatcacacattgTAGAATTATAAGTGGACACTACAGGAAAATGTAGAATATCGCATTTTAACCATGCTAAAAATTCTCCTATTCAGCTAATTAGAAATTCAATAGGGCAATGTAAACATGATATGTTAGTAGTAGTTGTCTTTTTCATTAGTATattataaaagaataaatgcCTTGTTCAATAATGCAAAACAAATTTGAAATGATATCAAATATGGCAACATAAATATCTAAAAGAATTTAGAgcattttcaaacaaactttcaGAATTGCACTGTTGGTTGGACGATTGCACCACATAATATTTTGACTAttctaataaatgaaaaatgaccaatacatatataaattgtTTAATGTCTATTCATGTGttataatgtttaatttaatgtttaattattaaaaggcaaaaaaaataaatgatagaGTAAAAGTCTACAACACTACATAAACCTGCATACAGTACATTCTGCTAATTGTTACACTGCTATTTCACATGTTGAAATGCAAGTGGTGTAATTTAACTTAACTTAACCAATGGATATAGACAAGCATGGAAGAAACTTACAGCTGAGTAGAGTGAGCTTCAGGAAGAGCATTGTGGTGCTGGATGAGTCTAAGCTTAAGCTGAAACCTCAAGTGCAGCAGCGctggaaaatatttatttataatgaggAAAGAAGTCATAAACAAAGCCAAAATACATCCTTGTACAAAAGAGACCAGCTGATAATtagaaaattcaattcaattgcaAAACATATATTTACTGTTGCATTTCATGAGCAACAATGTacattgaacaaaaaaaaaagaagaagattttTTTGACAAGGCAATAACAATCCTCTCATGTACCACTGCACTTTCTATGGAAGCTTGTTTCCAGCAGAAAATCTTACACAGATTTACGCAACTTTTTCTCCTGCAATTGCCAATTTATGTCACTCAGTTGCCTCTTTGTGCCTGCACCTGCATGG from Ictalurus furcatus strain D&B chromosome 5, Billie_1.0, whole genome shotgun sequence includes these protein-coding regions:
- the LOC128607529 gene encoding rhamnose-binding lectin-like, encoding VLGQLNSDAFLCRCLFLIVYTFPLCLILLILGVLRIRIIRANYGRTDSTTCSSGQPLSQLSNTNCYSYNTLSLFCCRCEPQQTCQVPATNSVFSDPCVGTYKYLKVVYICV